The genomic interval TGGAGGGGGCCTCGGTGTCCGAGGGAGGATTTCCCGTCCGCTCCGTCCAGAGCGCCGGGACGTTGGGCGGCTCCCACCCCACGAGGGAGGTGTGCGGCTGACGGCAGTCGTAGCCCTTGCCTCCGTAAGAGACGATGTCTCCCGCGACGTACTGGACATTCGGCGCCCACGCGCCCCGGTCCGCCGCGAAGGCCCGCGTGGGGAGCAGGGGGGTGAACAGGGTCATGAGGACCACCACGGCGGCGAGTCCCACCGAGTGGAAGCTTCGTGGCATCTGCATGGCGTTTGCCTTTCGGCTGGCGGAGGAGCGGGCCCGGAGGCACCAGGCCATGAGAGAGGCCCGCGTCTTTTTTCGGGTCAAAACGCAAGGACCTCGCGCGCGCCTTCTCGCTCGCCGCGGCGCGCCGGGTGGCCAACGCTGGGGGCTTGCATCCGCACCCGTGGCTTCACTGGCGTGCGACGCGGAGAAAATCCGCCGGAAATTCCCCCGGCTTTTCGGGCCGGTGTGCTGACCGCGGCCAGTCATTTCGCGGGCTTGGCGTCGGCTTCGGAAAATTCAGGGCCGTGTCGATCGTCCCCCCGGTCATTCGACGAAGCGATAGAGGCCGGGAAGTCACCGGTCAATTGGACCCGAGACCCTGAAGGAGAACGAACGATGCGATTCATGGTGATGGTGAAGGCGACGAAGGACTCGGAAGCGGGAACGATGCCGGAGCAGTCCCTGCTGGAGGCGATGGGCAAGTACAACGAAGAGCTGGTGAAGGCGGGCGTGCTGCTCGCGGGTGAGGGCCTCCACCCCAGCTCGAGGGGCGTGCGAGTGCGCTTCAACGGCGCGGGCCGGACGGTGATTGATGGCCCCTTCGCGGAGACGAAGGAGCTGATCGCTGGCTTCTGGCTGTTCCAGGTGAAGTCCCTGGAAGAGTGCATCGAGTGGGTGAAGCGCTGCCCGAACCCCATGCTGGGCGAGTCCGAGATTGAGATTCGCAAGGTGTTCGACCCCGAGGACTTCGGCGCGGCCCTCACGCCCGAGCTCAAGGCGCAGGAAGAGAACCTGCGCAAGCAGGCCACGAAGAACTGAGCGTCTGCGTATTTCCACGGAGGACACACGCGGCCCGGCTCGGCTCCGGGCGCGCGTGCGGTAGGACTGGGCACCGGTATCGGCTCACGCCGGTGTGTCGTTGAAATCAGTATCACCGGAGTCAAGCGGCTCGGTCGGTGCTTGTGTTTTGAAGGGCTTGTCTGGGTGTCATGGCCATACAGGGTCATGAACGCGAGACGTGTATCTTGGACGGGCTCATACGCGCGGTTTCATCCGCTGTGACGCCGTGTCTCTCTCTCGGGCTCCTCGTGGATTTCCCGCACGGAACGGCGGGAGATAGGTGTTTGTCAATTCGCGCGTCGATGTGCTCGTGAACGGACGTTCGTGGCTGTCTTTGGGTTGCGCATGCGGGGGGCTGATGCAAGGAATGTCAGACCCCCTGTGCATAAAGCACGCGACTCAATCCATCCCATGTTGTTCATGAAATGTGAGGGTTCAGCATGTCCCCGTCATCACGCCTGGGTCCCCTGTCGCACGCACACGTCCTGGAGCGGATTCGCCACTGCGCGGCGACTGTCACCCGGTATCCGCTCGATATCCTGACCGCCGAGGCGCAGCTGGAGGACGAGCTGGGCATCGACTCGGTGAAGCTCGCGGAGATCGCCGCCGTCGTCGCGCGTGAGTTCGGCCTCGCCGTGGAGCGCCTGCCTCGGGGGGCGAAGGCCCGGACGCTGAGCTCCATCGCCGAGCAGGTGGTGCTGCTGCTCTCGGAGGCGGCGCCCGCGCCCGTCGCCGCGCCGGTGGCTCCGTCCATTCCCAAGCCGGTGGCGGTGGCCGCGCCGGTGGCTCCCCCGGTGGCTGGGGCTCCTGCGGACCTCGACGCCCGGGTGCGCGGCGTGTTCGCGAGGGTGACGCGCTACCCGGAAGAGTTGCTGACGCCCGAGGCGGACCTGGAGGACGAGCTGGGCATCGACTCCGTCAAGCTGGCGGAGGTGCTCGCGGTGCTCGCCAAGGAGCTGGGGCTGGAGTTGGGGCCTCGTCCGTCGCGGCGGCTGCGCACGCTCTCCGCCGTGACGGAGGAGATTCGTTCCCGGCAGGGCCCGGGTGTTCCCACTCCAAGCCCGGTGGTCTCCCTGCCCGTGGCCGTCCGGTCCCCTCTTCCCTTCGAGGGCAAGGTGGCGCTCGTCACCGGCTCCGGGAAGGGGATTGGGAAGGTCATCGCCCAGCGGCTGGCGAGCGCGGGGGCGACGGTGGTCGTCAACTCGTTTCATTCCCGCGAAGAGGGGGAGCGCACCGCGCAGGAGATCATCGCGGCGGGAGGCAAGGCGCTGCACGTGTGGGGCTCCGTCGCGCAGGAGGAGCACCTGGAGCGGCTCTTCACCACCATCTCGGAGCGGCTGGGGGGCTTGGACTTCCTGGTGTGCAACGCCTCCAACGGGATGATTGGCCCGTTCGACCGCATCGCCCCGCGTGACTGGGACAAGGCATTCCGCACGTGTGTCACCGGGACGTACGAGTGCGCCATGCGCGCCCGGCCGCTGATGGCGCGGCGAGGGGGTGGAGTCATCGTCACGATGTCGACCTCCATGTCTCAGCGGTACATGTATGACCTGGGGTGCCAGGGCGTGGTGAAGGCGGGAGTCGAATCGCTCACGCGCTACCTGGCGGCGGAGCTCGCGCCGGAAGGCATCCGCACCAACTGCGTGTCGGCGGGCCCGGTGCATGGGGAGCTGCTGGGCATGTTCCCCAACGCGGCGGGGCGAGTGACGCGGTGGGAGTCCGCCACGCCGGGCGGGCAGCTCTGCACGGCGGAAGACGTGGCCGACGTGACGGAGCTGCTGCTGGGCCCCAAGACGCAGCGGGTGAATGGCGCGGTCTGGGTGGTGGACGGTGGGCTCTCCGCGACGGTGGATGGCCTGCTGCCGGAAGGGCGTCCGCAAGCCAACGGGCACGACGTGCGGGCGCTGAGTGCACTGGATTCCTGAGCATCGGACGGGGGACTTCACCATGGGCTACTTCGCTGTCCCGTACGTCATCCACTTCGATGACACGATGGCCTACGGGAGCCATCACTTCCTCACCAACTTCAAGTTCCAGTGCGCGGGCCGGGAGCACCTGCTCTTCAGTCCGCACTTCTTCGAGGTGCCGGACTTCCGCCGCGACTTCGACCGGGTGCTGCTGCTCACGCACGAGGGCTACTCGCGCAACCTGTCGCCCGCGAACCTGGGCGACAGGCTGGTGGTGTTCACGTCGTTCGAGGCCCGAGGCGAGGTGTCGCTGCGCTTCTGCTTCCGGACGCTGAAGTGGGACGGGACACCCGTCGCTTGCGGCTACCAGACGGTGTTGTGCGCCGACAGGGAGACGGGCGCCCTCTGCCCGTTCCCCGAATCGTTCCGTCCCTGCCTGGATTCGCTGGCGGGAATCTTCGAGCCGGAAGGGGAGCCCAGCTTCCGCGACCGCGCGCTCAAGGGAGGCTCCGCCGTCCACACTTTGTTCCCGGAGTCGCTCAAGGCCCTGGCGGGACAGCTCCTCGCGGACCCGGCTTCGCTGGGGACATCCCGCATCGTCGAACTGGCGCCGCCGCCCGTGGTGAAGAAGGAGCCCGCGTGGGTGCTTCCGGCGGGGGCGCGTGTGTTCCTCTTCGCGGGACAGGGCTCCTTCGAGCCCGAGCTGTTCGTGCGCTTGAAGTCGCTGCAGCCGGAGCTCGGAGAGGAGCTCTCGGCGGTGGCGGCCGTGGCGCGGCGTCACGGCTTCGATGTGAGCGCGCTGCTCGCGGCCACCGACGCGGCCGGGGTGCGGAGCGCGCTGGAGCAGTCACCGAGGCTGGACCAGCTTGGCATCTTCCTGTCGGGGGTGTTGGGGGCGCGGTGGCTCGTGCGCCAGGGGAAGGCTCCGG from Myxococcus stipitatus carries:
- a CDS encoding YciI family protein, with product MRFMVMVKATKDSEAGTMPEQSLLEAMGKYNEELVKAGVLLAGEGLHPSSRGVRVRFNGAGRTVIDGPFAETKELIAGFWLFQVKSLEECIEWVKRCPNPMLGESEIEIRKVFDPEDFGAALTPELKAQEENLRKQATKN
- a CDS encoding SDR family oxidoreductase — protein: MSPSSRLGPLSHAHVLERIRHCAATVTRYPLDILTAEAQLEDELGIDSVKLAEIAAVVAREFGLAVERLPRGAKARTLSSIAEQVVLLLSEAAPAPVAAPVAPSIPKPVAVAAPVAPPVAGAPADLDARVRGVFARVTRYPEELLTPEADLEDELGIDSVKLAEVLAVLAKELGLELGPRPSRRLRTLSAVTEEIRSRQGPGVPTPSPVVSLPVAVRSPLPFEGKVALVTGSGKGIGKVIAQRLASAGATVVVNSFHSREEGERTAQEIIAAGGKALHVWGSVAQEEHLERLFTTISERLGGLDFLVCNASNGMIGPFDRIAPRDWDKAFRTCVTGTYECAMRARPLMARRGGGVIVTMSTSMSQRYMYDLGCQGVVKAGVESLTRYLAAELAPEGIRTNCVSAGPVHGELLGMFPNAAGRVTRWESATPGGQLCTAEDVADVTELLLGPKTQRVNGAVWVVDGGLSATVDGLLPEGRPQANGHDVRALSALDS